TGTCCTTCCTCGACGACGAGGGCAGGGAGTCGTTCGAGGAACTGTCGGCGGGGGACCTGCGCGCGTACGCCCGCCACCTCGCGCGGCAGGGGTGGACTGCCGGGACCGTCCGCACCTACTACGCCTACGTCTCGTCCTTTTGCGGCTGGGCAGTTCGGGAGGGGTATCTCCCGGAGAACATCGCCCAACGGCGCGACGCGACCGAACCGCTCCCCGCCGAGAACGGCCGTACGAGCGGCGAACAGCAGGCCTGGAGCTCCGAGGACCGCCGGGCGCTCACGGCGTTCGTCGACGAGCGCGCCGAGTCGGCGCTCGCGGGCGACGACCCGACCGACGCGGTCAAGGCATGTCGCGACCGGGCGCTCGTCTACCTCCTCTCGTACTCGGGCGTCCGCGGGGCCGAGGTCCTCGCGGACCCGAACGACGACCGGCGGGACGGCCTCCGCTGGCGCGACGTGCACTTGGACGACCGCTACGTGACGGTGTTCGCCAAGAAGCAGCGGTACGACGACCGGGGCCTGCCGTCCCCAGTCGTAAATCCCATGCGACGATATCGAACTGTGCTCGACCCGCCGAGCGACGACTGGCCCGTCTTCCCGACGTTCCACCGGCCGACGCTCGCACGCCGGATCGACACGGAACTGGCCGAACGGGGGTACGACGAGGCGGAGATCGACGGGCTCCGCGCCGACCGGACCGTGTTCGAGACGTGCCTGGAGTTCGACGTCGCGCCGCCGTCGATCACGACGGACGCCGGTCGGCGGATCCTGCGGACCCTCTGTGACGACGCCGCGATCGACGTCGGCGACGACCACGACTACCTCCAGCCACACGGCGCGCGGCGCGGCGCGGGCGAGGTGCTGGTGCGGACGTTCGGCCACGCCGCCGCGGCCCGCGCGCTCGACAACTCCGAGGAGATCGTCCGCGAGCACTACTCGCACATCGAGGCGGGCGACATGGCCGACCGGATGACCGACGCGTTCGAGGAGGTCGACGGCGGGGAGTGATTTCGGCTCCGTGGAGTCAGATATTTGCCACCCCCGGCTGTACGTCGGCGTATGTCGGAGATCCTGGTGCCGGTCGACGGTTCCCCGCTCGCGTACCGTGCCTTCGAATACGCTCTGGAGCACTTCCCGGACGACGACGTGACGACCCTGTACGTCATCGACCCGGTCGACGCGGCCTACCCCGCGGAGTTCGAGTCCGTGCCCGTCGGCGAGGAGTGGTACGAGAACGCGATGGAGCGCGCGGAGGGGATCCACGACGAGGCCCGCGAGATAGCCGCGAAGTACGACGCCGAACTGTCGACGGAGACGGAGGTGGACCGCCCGCGACACGCGATCATTGCCTACGCCGAGGACAACGACGTCGACGGCATCGTGATGGGGAGCCACGGCCGCGAGGGGATCCAGCGGCTCCTCCTCGGCAGCGTCGCCGAATCGGTGATGCGCCGGTCGGACGTCCCGGTCACCGTCGTTCGCTGACGCCCGACGGATCGGTGTTTTCACCCTCCGTACCGTAGCCTCCGGTATGGCGCTACCGACCTGGGCTGAGTACTGGAACGAGATCGAGCCCACCGTCCTGTTGATCGTCGGCTTCGTGCTGTTCGTGATCCCGGAGCCCCTGACGTCCACGCTCGGCGCGGGAATGATGCTGTTCGGGGCGGCGTGGTGGTTCTACGAGTGGGAGCGGTAGCCCGGATCAGGCCGCCTCGTCGACGATGGGGTTGACCGACGCCTCGCCGAGCATGAACTGCGCGTAGCGGCCGGCGACCCAGGCGAACGCGTTCGTGACGTTCATCGCGGCGAGCAGGAAACAACAGCCTAGCAGCGACATCAACAGTGCCTGGGGCAGGGTGGTGACCTCCCAGGACGTGATCGTCACGACGGTTTCGACGCCGACGAGCAAACTGTCCCACGGGATGGTCAGCGAGGGCGACACCTGGACCGGGCCGTGCATGATCAGGCCGACGTGGACCCCGGGCTGGTCGTAGAACAGCGGGACGGCCATCATCGTCCCGCTCGTCATGAAAAGCGTCAGTAGGAGGACGAACGAGACGATCCCCACGATAAGCTTGCTCGCGAGGTACAGCACCGCCTTCCACGTGTTCACGGAGAAGAACAGCCCGGCGGCGCGCCGCCACAAGCCCTCCTCCTGGAGCCAGACGCGGTCCGGCGTGTCGATGTCGACGCCGAGTAGAACGCTGGCGAGGATGCCCTCGAACCTGGCGACCCCGACGGCACAGACCAGCACCATCGCGGTCAGCGGCACGCCCACGACGAGGACGATAGCGGCGAGGGAAACCGAGAGTCCGACCGACAGCGCGATGAAGTACGCCAGTCCGAGCGGGAACGCCAGCGCGAGATACAGGAGGTTCTTGTACGTCTGTGCGCGGAACGGGACGCCGACCACCGACCGAACCGTCGGCCGTCGAACCGGGAGGCTGGAGGGGCTACCGAGGGACATCAATCGTTTGACCCGACCGTTTCTCGGCCAATAAACGTTCGGGAACGTCTCGGACGAGTTAGACCGTGAGACGTGCGTATGTCGGGAGCGGCCGTCGGTACGGATCCAGTGATGCCGTCCGTCGACCGCCGGTCGGACGATAAAAACCACACTGATACGATCGTATCTATATCAGATAAATATAATATAAACACGCCGTTGGTTCGATAGCGTGCCTCGGTCGGTTCGTATCGACCAGGAACCGACGACACTATCGCCGATACGACGAATTTCCCGTCTCAGTAGCTCGATTCGGCGGCCTCGGTGCGAAACTGGATGGCTCCGTCGAGGATGGAGAATATATCTCCCGATATTCGCCCGCATTGGGGGCGATCAATCCGTCCCGATTACTGTCGCCGGCCGACGGAACGTGGTTTTGGCTAATGAGTTGGCGATCCGAGTGAACGCTAAACTAATTCTCCCAATTACTATTGTCTTCAAATTATATATCCGCGTCGCCGACCTTGGACGGATTGTCGACAGTCCGAGTGCAGGCAGCGATACGCCCCGTCGCGGGAGGTTCCACACCGTCGTGGTTCGGTTCACGCTCCGGAGGCCGTGCCGTTCGGGGGTTCGTCGTGGAGAAACAGGTTGCGGTCGATGATCAGGTCGGCGATAGCGTCGCCGTCCATCGTCTCGGTGTCGACCTCGCCCGGGTCCGCGCCGTCGGGGTAGCGCTTCACCTCGAAGGCGTCCAGCGCGTTCCGGTTCTCTGTGACCGGTTCGATCACCTCGATCAGTTCGTCGGCGACGGCGTCGCGGAACGTCCGGCCCGTCTCGAAGCCCACCACCGGCACGTCGGCCGGCCAGTCCCACTGGAAGTTGCGCACGTACTGGTCGAACTGCCAGACGAGCTGTTCGGCCTCCCGCTCGTCCGCGTCGGCGTCCGCAGTCCGCTCCAGGGTGCGGTCCCAGTAGTCGATGACGCAGGCCTTGAGGTCGTCTCCCAGGTCGTCCTCGACCAGTTTCTCCTCGATGGGGTAGCCGATCTCGATGGCGATGATCGCGTGCTGGTCGAGGTGGGTGAGACACCGCTGGCACTCCATCTCGAAGACGGAGACGTCGACGGGGTTGTCGAGCGTGAGGTGGGCCAACTCGTTCCCGCAGTTCGGGCACCAGAGAAAGAGGACGCCGTTGTCCGCGCCGTGCAACTCGTCGAGGACGGTGAGGTCCTCGAACGCCTTGTCCGCGGGGGGTTGCGGCGATTCGGTTTCGGCGTCCGGCTCGGTGTCGACACCCTGCCCGGCGAACTTGGCGAGTTCGCGGTCCTTCAGCAGCGACTTGATGACGGAATCGTGCGACGAGTGCGATTCCTCCTCGAGGATCTTCTCGATCTGTTCTTTCGTCCAGTCCCGCACTCGGATCGTGGCCATTACGCATCATGATCCCGTTCGGAGCATTAACTTTTCCCCTGCCTACCCGCCGACGTTCGACGTGCGGGCGCTGGCGGGATCCGATGCTGTCCGGCCCCGCCTGCCCCGCTGGGCACCGGTGCGTTATCGCGTCGAGCCGGAGCCGCCGCGGTCGATCCGTCGGCGCACCTCGCTCGGGGTCACGCTGATCCGCTCCGCGCCGAGCCGCTGCGTGACCAGGTCCAGCAGGGACGTCTCCGCGAGGAGCCGGCGTGCCTGATCCCGGTCGACGCCCAGCCGCTGGGTGACCTC
The Halostella litorea DNA segment above includes these coding regions:
- a CDS encoding tyrosine-type recombinase/integrase, whose amino-acid sequence is MTRIEAVVDDFLADKGKGRGGESGNYRRDAARELDRFVSFLDDEGRESFEELSAGDLRAYARHLARQGWTAGTVRTYYAYVSSFCGWAVREGYLPENIAQRRDATEPLPAENGRTSGEQQAWSSEDRRALTAFVDERAESALAGDDPTDAVKACRDRALVYLLSYSGVRGAEVLADPNDDRRDGLRWRDVHLDDRYVTVFAKKQRYDDRGLPSPVVNPMRRYRTVLDPPSDDWPVFPTFHRPTLARRIDTELAERGYDEAEIDGLRADRTVFETCLEFDVAPPSITTDAGRRILRTLCDDAAIDVGDDHDYLQPHGARRGAGEVLVRTFGHAAAARALDNSEEIVREHYSHIEAGDMADRMTDAFEEVDGGE
- a CDS encoding universal stress protein, whose translation is MSEILVPVDGSPLAYRAFEYALEHFPDDDVTTLYVIDPVDAAYPAEFESVPVGEEWYENAMERAEGIHDEAREIAAKYDAELSTETEVDRPRHAIIAYAEDNDVDGIVMGSHGREGIQRLLLGSVAESVMRRSDVPVTVVR
- a CDS encoding sensor domain-containing protein; translated protein: MSLGSPSSLPVRRPTVRSVVGVPFRAQTYKNLLYLALAFPLGLAYFIALSVGLSVSLAAIVLVVGVPLTAMVLVCAVGVARFEGILASVLLGVDIDTPDRVWLQEEGLWRRAAGLFFSVNTWKAVLYLASKLIVGIVSFVLLLTLFMTSGTMMAVPLFYDQPGVHVGLIMHGPVQVSPSLTIPWDSLLVGVETVVTITSWEVTTLPQALLMSLLGCCFLLAAMNVTNAFAWVAGRYAQFMLGEASVNPIVDEAA